From Piscinibacter gummiphilus:
CGACACCTTCTCAGTGGCGACATTCATTGCCGACGCGAAGATTTCCGCATTGCTGTACGCCGCGAGCACCCAATGTTCGCTGCATGTTGTCGAGGTCGACCCTCTGCTGTCCATCTCCGGAAACCGGATGCTGCTTGCAGCAGCCTTGACCAACCTGCTGCAAAACGCCTTCAAGTACACCCACCCACACACCATGGTGACACTCAGCGCCAAAGAGCAGGGAGACCGCGTACTGATCTCGGTGCAAGATCACTGTGGGGGTCTGCCGCCGGGGGCAGCCGAAGCCATGTTCAAGCCGTTCACGCAAGTGAGCAGCGACCGAAGTGGCCTGGGACTGGGTCTGTCCATCGCGCTCAAGAGTGTGGAGGCAGACGGCGGCACGTTGAGTGTTCAGGATTTGCCAGGGGCGGGCTGCATCTTTTCAATCGATCTCCCGCGCGCCCCGCTTCACTGACGCTCAAGGCTTACCGTGCAAGCACCCCTCAACTGCAGATGCGTCGCGCGTCTCGGCATCTCGATTGCCAGTAAGGCTTTATGGCAATACGAACCGAACCCTTGAAGATTCTGATTGCCGATGACTACCCGGATGTCGCTGACCTGCTGAGCGAGCTTTTGCAGCTTGAGTTTGACTGCGAGACCGTTGTCGTTCTTAACGGGGCCGATGCTCTGCACGAGGCTTTGAAACGACGACCAGACGTGAGCCTTTTAGACATCGACATGCCAATCATGGCGGGAGTTGAGTGTGCGGCGGCCATGCGGTTGAAGTGGGGCACGGACGCTGGACTTATTGTGGCAGTCACCGGTCGTTCTTCCCGGGAGGCAGGTGAGTCGGGTCACTTCAATCACGTCTTGCGCAAGCCGACGGACTTCGAAGAATTGGTGAAGCTCATTCGCGCAAGGTTTCCTTCGAATCCCTTACCCGATCCAGAACCTGTGCCTGGGGCGGCTTAATCAGATCGGCGTCTTGCGGCACCGGTCCTCCAACCCTCTCATCGAGACGACATGCCCCGGCGAGCTAGGTCGCGCAGCTCAATCGTTGCACGACCGCTTTCTACATTCAGGATAGAGAGGCTGGATGTCTGCTGAGGGTCGCGAGCAGCCATCCGGTAGTGAGATCCGAGTGACTGCACCCGCTGCATACCTAACTTTGACATTGAGCGGCGGCCTTCAGACTGCTTTCGATCCTCCCCGGAGGGGAGGCGAATGTCGCCCCTGCCGTTTCCTCCCCCTCTGGTCAGGACACGCTCGCGACCAGGGTCTCGCCGCCAGACACTTCGATGACGGTGCCGGTGACGTAGGGGTTCGTCATCAGGAACACCGCTGCGTGGCCAATGTCCGACGCCTGCCCGACGCGTCATACGGGAAACGCCTCGGCGACCCTCTGGCGCAGTCCGTCCCGGTGCTCGGTCGGCAGGAAGCTCCACATCTCGGTGTCGATGAAGCCGGGGCGGATCGTGTTGACCCGCGTCGCTGCCAGCTCCAGCGCCAGTGAACCGGACAACGCCTCGACGGCGCCGAAGGCTGAGGTCGCCGCAGCAAAGCCCGGCTTGGGCCGCACAGCGAGACCACCGGTGAGGAAGGTGATGGAGCCGCCCGCCCGCAGGCGGGGGGCTGCATGGCGCGCGCTGGCCCAGCTGCCCAGGAACTTGCCTTCCATGTAGCTGCGCACACCCTGCATGTCGGCGTCCATGAAACTGCCCCAACTGCCCAGGTCCGGCGAGGCGGTCACGACGAGGTGGTCCAGCGTGCCGATGGTCTCGAAGGCGGCGCGGACTGACGACTCGTCGCGCATGTCCAGGACGACTTGGGTGAAGTGAGCGAGGGCGGGGCGCGCTTCAGCAGATTCGATCCGGCGGCTGGCGACGATGAGCGTGGCACCAGCGGCGTGCGCGGCTTTCGCAACGCCAAGGCCGATGCCTGTCTTGCCGCCGACAACGACGACCCGCTTGCCGGCCAGCGGCAGCGTGGGGCTGAGGGATGGGTCTTGCTGCGCAATTGCGCTGGTAGGTGCGGACATGAAGGCTTCTCTCTTCGGTTGGTTCCTGACAGGCGCGCCGCTTGAGCGTTCGGCCCACTGTTCGCTGCAACCCCACTACGGCCTGCGGTCACAGCACGGAAGTCATCCTAGATTGATCGCCATTTGTTGATAATCCTCCGCCGTTGAATCAGACCAATTCTCATCTTGAATAAATTCAGGGTTGCCTCTCGGTGAGAGAACTCTGGGAGCCAAACAAACACATGGACAGGTTTCACGAGCTCACGGCCTTCATCGCTGTGGTGGAAGCGAGCGGGTTTTCGGCCGCCGCCAAGCGTCTGGGCGACTCGCAGTCTGGTGTGAGCAAAGCGGTAGGCGCGCTGGAGCGTCGCCTGGGTGTGCAACTGCTGCAGCGAAGCACACGCAGAGTGAATCTGACCGACGCCGGACGCAGCTACTACCAGCGGATGAAGCCGCTGCTGGATGAGGTGGCTCAGGCGGACAGTGAACTGGCCAGCAGCACCATGGAACTGTCAGGCCTCGTTCGGATTGCGGCGTCAGCCACCTTTGGCCGCCTGCATGTGCTGCCGCTGGTGCCGAAGCTGCTGGCACTGCATCCCAAGCTGAAGCTCGATCTGCAATTGACGGACGGTGTGCAGGACCTGCTCGCCGACGGCATCGATCTCGCCATCCGAATCAGCCCGACAGTGAGCCCCGATGCCGTGGTCAGGCGTGTGACGACGACTTCGCTTGTCTGCGTGGGCTCACGCAAATACTTTGCGCTGCACGGTACGCCCAAGACGCCGCAGGACTTGGTCCATCACAACTGTCTGATCTTCAACGGCATGGACCAGTGGGTCTTCGACGGTCCGCGAGGCCGGCACAGCGTCCGCGTCAGCGGCAACTTGGCATCCAACACAGTTGAAGCCATCCTCGCGGCCGTGCAAGCGGATGTTGGCGTCGGGATGTTCAACGGCGCTTCCTTGGCAGGCGATCGGCGCGACCCCGACATCATCCAGGTACTCGTCGACTTCATCAGCGAGACACGAGACCTCGGTCTGATCTGGCCGAACCGCAAGTTCATTCCGGCCAGGGTGCGGCAGGTGACAGACTTCTTTGCAACCGAGTTGGCGGGCCGCCTGGGCACGAGCCTTGGCGGGATTGGTGCTCCAAGCTGAGCCACGCGGCTGAATCCAATCGTCGAGCAACATCCGCCATCCTGCTCTCCGAGCACAAAGCTACCTTTGAACACGCACGGCACCTAAGCGTGCCGCAAAGCCTCGACGTCGCGCATCGGCGGCGCCCCGAACAGCCGTGCGTACTCGCGGCTGAACTGCGACACACTCTGATAGCCCACGCGATACGCGACGCTCGCTGCGTCCATGCCGCCGCCGAGCAACAGGCCACGGGCCTCCGTGAGCCGCAGGCGTTTCTGGTATTGCAGCGGGCTCATCGCCGTCACGGCCTTGAAGTGCTGATGGAATGACGACGGGCTCATGTTCGCCTGCGAGGCGAGTTCCTCCACGCGGATCGGCTCCGCGTAGTGCGCGCGCATGCGCCGGATGATCTGTCCCATCTTGTGCGTGTTGCTGCCCGCGATGGCCATCTGCGCAACGGCCGGGCCATGGGGACCGCGCAGCAGCCGGTAATGGAACTCGCGCAGCGCCAGCGGGGCGAGCACGGGGATGTCGCGCGGTTCATCGAGCAGCCGCGCGAGCCGCACCACCGACTCCAGCGTCGCGTCGTCGAGGTCGCCGACGAAGAGGCCGCGCGCCGTTTCGCCGCGTGACCAGCCCGCGACGTCCAACTGCGCCAGCAGATCGGCGATCGTGCTCGCGTCCAGGTCGATCGCGAGGCACAGATACGGCGCCTCGGCGCTCGCGACGAGCACCTGGCCGAACAACGGCAGGTCGACCGACACCGCGAGGAACTGTTGCGGCGCGTAGCGGTAGACCTCACCCTCGAGCAAAACCTGCTTCACGCCCTGCACGATCACGCAGACGCACGGGTTGTACACGTGCGGCAGTTCGTGGTTCGGCGCCGACAGACGGATGCACTGCAGACCGCCGATCGCGACGGGGTGCATGCCATCACCCTTGGAGTTCTTGTCGATCAGTTGGCCCAGCTCAGCGAGGCAATCCCGCCGCAACTCATTGATTGGCTTGTCCATTGGCACGGACGATACGCGCAGATCCCATGCGCCTCAATCGGTCGACATCGAGATTTGGAGGATCAGGCAATCACGCCGCAGCTTCGTGTATTTCCAGGGCAGCGCCCGAAGCCGATGCTCTCTGTCGCGAAAGCGACCCATCCAACACGGAGCATTTCCATGAACAGCAGCAAAGTCATCCTCATCACCGGCGCCAGCAGCGGCATCGGCGAAGCCACCGCCCGCACGCTCGCCGCTGCGGGCCACACGGTCATCCTCGGCGCGCGCCGCACGGACCGTCTCGAAAAGATCGCCGCCGAGATTCGTGTCGGCGGCGGCGCCGCGGAATTCCGCGCGCTCGACGTCGTGAACCGCGCTGACGTCGCGGCCTTCGCGAACTTCGCTCACAAGAAGTTCGGCCGTGTCGACGCCATCTTCAACAACGCGGGTGTGATGCCCGTCTCGCCGATGAACGCGCTGAGGGTCGACGAGTGGGATGCCATCGTCGACGTCAACATCAAGGGTGTGCTCAACGGCATCGCGGCCGTGCTCCCCATCATGGAAGCGCAGGGCAGCGGCCACATCCTGAGCACGGCATCGACGGGCGCGCACGCGGTCGGCGGCCAATTCGGCGTGTACTGCGCGAGCAAGTACGCCGTGCGCGCGATCATGGAAGGCCTGCGCCAGGAGATGCAACAGATTCGCGTGACGACCATCTCGCCGGGCGTCACGACCTCCGAACTCGGCCACGACATTTCGGTCGACGACACCAAAGCGGCCGTGGACCAACTGCGCAGCATCGCGCTCGACACCAACGCGATCGCCAACGCGGTGCTCTACGCGATCGACCAGCCGGCGGACGTGGACGTCAACGAGATGATCATCCGCACGGTGCGAAGCGCCGGCCACGCGTTCTGAGGCGCACCGGCAGCCTCCTCACGATGGTGGACGGCGAGGCGATCGTGCTGGCCGATGAGCTCACGAGCGGGAAGTAATCGACGCGCCCGTCGCCATGTCGGGCCATCACTTCAGCTTCTTCGCATCATGGATCTCTGCATGCGAAGGCGGCGCCCCCTTGGCGCCGCTCTCGAGCCACGCAATCTTGCGTTCGAGGAAGGTGAGCATCGCCTGAAGATCCTGCGCTCTGCCGCGCAGCTTCTCGCGCTGCGCGGTCAGCACCTTGAGCATCCGCGCGTGCCCTTCGCCCGATCGCCGCACTCCGATGAGCATCCTGATCTCCTCCAGCGAGAGGCCCAGAGCCTGGCCCGCTTGGATGGACGAGAGCAGACGCAGGTCGGCTTCAGTGAACTCCAGATAAGGCCGCGACCCGCCGGCATGCCCCGTGCGCGGCGACAGGAGTCCTTCGCGCAGATAGTGCCTCACGGTGGTCGGTTTCACCCCTGCGCGACGCGCGAGTTCGGCAATCCACATGGTTCGGGTCGATTCCTTGACTATGCACTCAACTGCACACTTATAACCTCGCTCATGAACTGCCCGGCCATTCCCCTTCTGCTCCTTCCCGGCCTCATGAACGACCACCGCATCTGGACTCCGCTGGTTTCCGTCGTGGCCGGAGAGCGCCATGTGCACATAGCCCCCACTCATCTGCACGACAGCGTCGCCGAGTCGGCTCGCGACGCGATTGCCGCCATGCCGCCCGGCTCGTTCGCCGTCGCCGGGTTCTCGCTGGGTGGGTATGTCGCCCAGGAGGTCTGCCGCCAGTCGAGCGACCGCATCGCCGGGCTGGGCCTTGTGGACACTGGCGCCCGCGCCGACACGGACGAGGCGAGGCAGGCCCGACAACGAATGATCGATGCGGTGGAAGGTGGCGCAGGCGGAGGCGACGCGACATTCAGCCAGGTAGCCCATGGCTTTGCCTCACGGATCGTTCACGCCTCCCGGCTGCAAGACCGTGAACTCCTGCAGTTGCTATCCGACATGGCTTCCAACGTGGGGAGCGAAGGGTTAGTCCGGCAGCAGCGGGCCGCGATGAACCGAGCCGACTCCCGTGACTTGCTGCGTCGACTGCACATGCCTGCCGTGGTGGTGTGCGGGCGTGATGACCGGGTCACTCCGTTCAGCCTGAGCCAGGAGATGGCGACGCTGCTGCCGGACGCTGAGTTGGCGGCGGCCGATGCGGCGGGCCACATGTCGATCCTGGAACAGCCTGCAACGGTGGTGGCGGCGTTGGTGCGCTGGCTGCGGCGCGTCGATGCCGCAGCCGCAGGCCCGGGCGCGATGTCAACGACGATCTGAGAGCGTCTGATTCGGGTCGGACGCAGTCCGTCTCGCGTCTCGGCTGAACTTATGCAACCGCTGCAAGGCTGACTTTCGCCAGCCTTCACCACCCCGCCAACGAGTGCCCCAAGCTTCGCCGCGGGGCTTGGCGCCCGCGGATCTTCCGCGCGCTAGCGTTTCACGCGATGAACGGCGCACAGCTTGTTGCCATCCGGGTCTCGCACGTAGGCCAGGTACATCGCGCCCAGCGTGCTCTCGCGCAAGCCCGGTGGCTCCTCGACCGACGTGCCGCCGTTGGCGACGGCGATGTCGTGGAAGGCCTGCAGTTGCTCGGGCGAGCTGCACTTGAATGCGATCGTTCCGCCGTTTGCCGCGGTGGCACGCTCGCCGTTGATGGGCTCGGAGACGCAGAAGCTGCTTCCGTCGAGCCGGTAGAACAACCGGGTCTGCCCGGTGGCGTTCACGTTGCGCACGGGCTCGCCAGCACCGAGCACGCCGAGCACCGCGTCGTAGAAACGCTTCGAACGCTCGATGTCATTGGTGCCGACCATGATGTGATTGAACAAGCTTGTCTCCTTGTGGTGTCGGTAGGTTGGGAAGCGCACATTGTCTGCACGCCGCATTGACCCGATCTCACGTCCTGCTACTGCCTGACCAGCGTGGCCCGCAACTCGACGACCGCTTCGTTCTTCGCCACCTTGCATTCGACGTCGGTCGGCACCGGCGCGTACTTCTCGCCGAGATAGCTGCGGATGCGGATGATCGAGTCGAACTTGCCGTCTCGCGCATTCGAGACCATCTCCGAGAGCGTCTTCAGGACGGCCTGCCGGCAAGCTTCTTCGCGGGTCAGCGCGCCGAGCTTCACGTCTTCCGCGTAGACCTCGGGCTTCTTGTGCCGGCTGTACTTGGGCGCCTTGAACTCCCAATACGCTTTGACATCGGAGCCCAGGATGGCGCGCGCTTCCGGCGACTCCAGGA
This genomic window contains:
- a CDS encoding response regulator; its protein translation is MKILIADDYPDVADLLSELLQLEFDCETVVVLNGADALHEALKRRPDVSLLDIDMPIMAGVECAAAMRLKWGTDAGLIVAVTGRSSREAGESGHFNHVLRKPTDFEELVKLIRARFPSNPLPDPEPVPGAA
- a CDS encoding SDR family oxidoreductase — translated: MSAPTSAIAQQDPSLSPTLPLAGKRVVVVGGKTGIGLGVAKAAHAAGATLIVASRRIESAEARPALAHFTQVVLDMRDESSVRAAFETIGTLDHLVVTASPDLGSWGSFMDADMQGVRSYMEGKFLGSWASARHAAPRLRAGGSITFLTGGLAVRPKPGFAAATSAFGAVEALSGSLALELAATRVNTIRPGFIDTEMWSFLPTEHRDGLRQRVAEAFPV
- a CDS encoding LysR family transcriptional regulator, translating into MDRFHELTAFIAVVEASGFSAAAKRLGDSQSGVSKAVGALERRLGVQLLQRSTRRVNLTDAGRSYYQRMKPLLDEVAQADSELASSTMELSGLVRIAASATFGRLHVLPLVPKLLALHPKLKLDLQLTDGVQDLLADGIDLAIRISPTVSPDAVVRRVTTTSLVCVGSRKYFALHGTPKTPQDLVHHNCLIFNGMDQWVFDGPRGRHSVRVSGNLASNTVEAILAAVQADVGVGMFNGASLAGDRRDPDIIQVLVDFISETRDLGLIWPNRKFIPARVRQVTDFFATELAGRLGTSLGGIGAPS
- a CDS encoding AraC family transcriptional regulator — encoded protein: MDKPINELRRDCLAELGQLIDKNSKGDGMHPVAIGGLQCIRLSAPNHELPHVYNPCVCVIVQGVKQVLLEGEVYRYAPQQFLAVSVDLPLFGQVLVASAEAPYLCLAIDLDASTIADLLAQLDVAGWSRGETARGLFVGDLDDATLESVVRLARLLDEPRDIPVLAPLALREFHYRLLRGPHGPAVAQMAIAGSNTHKMGQIIRRMRAHYAEPIRVEELASQANMSPSSFHQHFKAVTAMSPLQYQKRLRLTEARGLLLGGGMDAASVAYRVGYQSVSQFSREYARLFGAPPMRDVEALRHA
- a CDS encoding SDR family oxidoreductase translates to MNSSKVILITGASSGIGEATARTLAAAGHTVILGARRTDRLEKIAAEIRVGGGAAEFRALDVVNRADVAAFANFAHKKFGRVDAIFNNAGVMPVSPMNALRVDEWDAIVDVNIKGVLNGIAAVLPIMEAQGSGHILSTASTGAHAVGGQFGVYCASKYAVRAIMEGLRQEMQQIRVTTISPGVTTSELGHDISVDDTKAAVDQLRSIALDTNAIANAVLYAIDQPADVDVNEMIIRTVRSAGHAF
- a CDS encoding MerR family transcriptional regulator, with protein sequence MWIAELARRAGVKPTTVRHYLREGLLSPRTGHAGGSRPYLEFTEADLRLLSSIQAGQALGLSLEEIRMLIGVRRSGEGHARMLKVLTAQREKLRGRAQDLQAMLTFLERKIAWLESGAKGAPPSHAEIHDAKKLK
- a CDS encoding alpha/beta hydrolase gives rise to the protein MNCPAIPLLLLPGLMNDHRIWTPLVSVVAGERHVHIAPTHLHDSVAESARDAIAAMPPGSFAVAGFSLGGYVAQEVCRQSSDRIAGLGLVDTGARADTDEARQARQRMIDAVEGGAGGGDATFSQVAHGFASRIVHASRLQDRELLQLLSDMASNVGSEGLVRQQRAAMNRADSRDLLRRLHMPAVVVCGRDDRVTPFSLSQEMATLLPDAELAAADAAGHMSILEQPATVVAALVRWLRRVDAAAAGPGAMSTTI
- a CDS encoding VOC family protein: MFNHIMVGTNDIERSKRFYDAVLGVLGAGEPVRNVNATGQTRLFYRLDGSSFCVSEPINGERATAANGGTIAFKCSSPEQLQAFHDIAVANGGTSVEEPPGLRESTLGAMYLAYVRDPDGNKLCAVHRVKR